In a genomic window of Henningerozyma blattae CBS 6284 chromosome 9, complete genome:
- the FIP1 gene encoding cleavage polyadenylation factor subunit FIP1 (similar to Saccharomyces cerevisiae FIP1 (YJR093C); ancestral locus Anc_7.464): MSSSDEDDKFLYGSDTEESTSITTKKRTLDSETTIPQKRLKLDHSSLENGNSQDQLDVADEVIEEEQLEEDEGAESDSYSQSGSDSDSDSDSDSDVEFIIGTGSDTSKLDSLNATQMAATTAPSTSASTTTTTTASNAPLIRIAPDTTSSTLNTTNLNASVIQTATTSTISPDSNETNNDSTATTTTTTTTTVDVNKVGTFEDSLITSLDPEVLKEKPWRQPGANLSDYFNYGFNEFTWMEYLNKTENLKFNYNPHKILMGLLNLQQQGKLNDDPILSNNNNPNINLGRNMAMGMGMNMGMNMGNNNDNMTNKNITNSIINKDLANGPLIFEPIVKSPSPTKSTTTTTTTTTNNMSNSNISNNNTNNNDNNKNSDMKNNQLTSSQSQKKPLPPPPQNFPNLPMFGGFPGFPIPPMMPMPLPNNNNQSNTNNPSNSNTNNNSNNGNSK; encoded by the coding sequence ATGAGTTCCagtgatgaagatgataaattCTTATACGGTTCAGATACTGAAGAATCTACTTCCATTACCACTAAAAAACGCACATTAGATAGTGAAACTACAATACCACAGAAAAGACTAAAACTAGACCACTCGTCACTAGAAAATGGCAATTCACAAGATCAATTAGATGTTGCTGATGAAGTAATAGAAGAAGAGCAGCtggaagaagatgaaggtGCGGAATCAGATTCATATTCACAATCGGGTTCAGATTCAGATTCAGATTCAGATTCAGATTCAGATGTAGAATTCATTATCGGTACAGGTTCAGACACTTCAAAACTAGATTCGTTAAATGCGACTCAAATGGCCGCCACCACTGCACCATCTACTTCTGCCAGCACCACTACAACAACCACAGCATCAAACGCTCCTTTAATAAGAATAGCTCCCGATACTACTTCCTCTACATTAAACACTACAAATCTCAATGCATCCGTAATACAGACGGCAACAACATCCACAATTAGTCCCGATTCTAATGaaactaataatgattcCACTGCCACGACAACAACAACTACAACTACAACAGTAGATGTAAATAAAGTAGGAACTTTCGAAGACTCATTAATCACTTCTTTAGATCCAGAGGTCTTGAAAGAAAAACCTTGGAGACAACCAGGTGCAAATTTATCagattatttcaattatgGGTTTAATGAATTCACATGGATGgagtatttaaataaaactgaaaatttgaaattcaattataatccacataaaattttaatggggttattaaatttacaacaacaaggaaaattaaatgatgatccaatcttatcaaataataataatccaaatataAATCTGGGGAGAAATATGGCTATGGGGATGGGGATGAATATGGGGATGAATATGGGTAATAATAACGATAACAtgacaaataaaaatataacaaattcaatcattaataaagatttgGCAAATGGTCCTTTAATATTCGAACCAATTGTAAAATCCCCTTCACCAACAAAATCTACTACAACAACAACTACCACTACCACTAACAACATGTCAAACAGCAACATCAGCAATaacaatacaaataataatgataataataaaaattcagatatgaaaaataatcaattaacTTCTTCACAATCTCAAAAAAAACCACTACCGCCTCCTCCACAAAATTTCCCCAATTTACCCATGTTTGGTGGATTTCCTGGGTTCCCAATTCCTCCAATGATGCCCATGCCCTTACCAAACAATAACAACCAATCAAACACTAATAATCCATCAAACagtaatactaataataattcaaataatggtaatagTAAATGA
- the TIF5 gene encoding translation initiation factor eIF5 (similar to Saccharomyces cerevisiae TIF5 (YPR041W); ancestral locus Anc_7.459) produces MSINICRDNHDPFYRYKMPPIQAKVEGRGNGIKTAVLNASDVARALNRPTPYIIKYFGFELGAQTSISVDKDRYLVNGVHEPAKLQDALDGFINRFILCGSCKNPETEIVITKDNDLVRDCKACGKRTPMDLRHKLSSFILKNPPDSIGGSKKKKKAATASANVRGGGVSISDLAQGKSQTATGDDETAHEDDDELARQIKAAAKDLETIEVKDDEWAVDMSEEAIRARAKELQASENAISSEKMNKLDQYGEWIIEEKESSELPSDIELYKKAAELDVISDSMVGCVIAQCIFSKDIVSEIEEHAAFLNKIINEDKDFEKNFLGGIERFLGLENKDLIPTLPKILLNLYNNDIISEEVIMKFGTKVSKRYVPKEVSKKVRRAAKPFITWLENAESEDEDSDEE; encoded by the coding sequence ATgtctattaatatttgcaGAGATAACCATGATCCATTTTACCGTTATAAGATGCCTCCAATCCAAGCCAAGGTTGAAGGTAGAGGTAACGGTATCAAGACTGCAGTTTTAAATGCTTCCGATGTTGCAAGAGCCTTAAATAGACCTACTCCATACATTATTAAGTATTTTGGTTTTGAATTAGGTGCTCAAACATCTATTTCAGTGGATAAAGATCGTTATTTAGTTAACGGTGTTCATGAGCCTGCTAAATTACAAGATGCATTGGATGGGTTTATTAAcagatttattttatgtGGTAGTTGTAAGAATCCAGAAACTGAAATTGTTATCACAAAAGATAATGATTTAGTAAGAGATTGTAAGGCTTGTGGTAAAAGAACTCCAATGGATTTAAGACATAAGTTGTCatcatttattttgaaaaaccCACCAGATTCCATCGGTGGTTctaagaagaagaagaaagcTGCTACTGCTTCCGCAAATGTTCGTGGTGGTGGTGTTTCTATTAGTGATTTAGCTCAAGGGAAATCTCAAACCGCTACTGGTGATGATGAAACTGCTcatgaagatgatgatgaattagcTAGACAAATTAAAGCAGCTGCTAAAGATCTTGAAACTATTGAAgttaaagatgatgaatgGGCTGTTGATATGTCTGAAGAAGCTATTAGAGCTCGTGCTAAAGAATTACAAGCCAGTGAAAATGCTATTAGTAGTGAAAAGatgaataaattagatCAATATGGTGAATGGataattgaagaaaaagaatcaTCAGAATTACCAAGCgatattgaattatataaaaaagcAGCAGAATTAGATGTTATAAGTGATTCTATGGTTGGTTGTGTTATTGCTCAATGTATTTTCAGCAAAGATATTGTTAGTGAAATTGAAGAGCATGCtgcatttttaaataagattattaatgaagataaagattttgaaaagaattTCTTGGGTGGTATTGAAAGATTTTTAggtttagaaaataaagatttaattCCAACTCTACCAAAGATCTTATTAAACTTGTATAACAATGATATCATTTCTGAAGAAGTTATCATGAAATTCGGTACTAAAGTTTCTAAAAGATATGTTCCAAAGGAAGTTTCCAAGAAAGTCCGTAGAGCTGCTAAACCATTTATTACTTGGTTAGAAAACGCTGAAagtgaagatgaagattctgatgaagaataa
- the EMC2 gene encoding Emc2p (similar to Saccharomyces cerevisiae YJR088C; ancestral locus Anc_7.458): MTKGLTGTRERFQTIVLTKLYTQLEPKALLELHDDLELYLHTKDPERNDGLELSLWDMMFYLKVYLSKDIEATVIYNNLRDKFGEHSPNLYLMKVTLLQINKNDTVAINFINNSIDQVLEFDTDPYSYLLLSKRLITMQNNVKTNKPDDTLRHIMELIEKFPIDPELWWYAGEKYFELGLFDQAIYCFEELVVLMPFNYVAFAKISEILYLKALKLDKKKIKNNKELFDIVLQEALDNALRSVELSELYLKGWTLILLITKQMNDKKQFFDIARENLDKITRVSNSSDKITAEYILNKVN; this comes from the coding sequence atgACTAAGGGTTTAACCGGAACTAGAGAGAGATTTCAAACAATTGTATTAACTAAATTATACACTCAGTTAGAACCCAAGGCGTTGTTAGAACTACATgatgatttagaattatatttacataCAAAAGATCCGGAAAGAAATGATGGATTAGAGTTATCTTTATGGGATATgatgttttatttaaaagtatATTTGAGCAAAGATATTGAAGCTACTGTTATCTATAACAACCTAAGAGATAAATTTGGTGAACATTCGCCAAATTTATACTTAATGAAAGTTACCTTATTACAGatcaataaaaatgatacaGTTGCCATAAATTTCATAAATAATTCCATCGACCAAGTTTTGGAATTTGATACCGATCCTTACTCAtacttattattatcaaagaGATTAATAACAATGCAAAACAATGTAAAGACTAATAAACCTGACGATACTTTGAGACATATTATGGaattgattgaaaaatttcctATTGATCCAGAACTTTGGTGGTATGCTggtgaaaaatatttcgaATTAGGCTTATTTGATCAAGCTATATATtgttttgaagaattagttGTTTTAATGCCATTCAATTATGTTGCATTTGCTAAAATATctgaaatattatatttaaaagccttaaaattagataagaaaaaaataaaaaataacaaagaGTTGTTCGATATTGTGTTACAGGAAGCTTTAGATAATGCATTAAGATCTGTTGAATTAAGTGAACTATATTTGAAAGGTTGGACTTTAATTCTGTTAATAACAAAACAAATGAATGACAAAAAACAATTCTTTGATATTGCTCGTgaaaatttagataaaatTACCAGAGTATCAAACTCAAGTGATAAAATAACTGCAGAATatattctaaataaagttaaTTAA
- the TBLA0I00785 gene encoding uncharacterized protein, protein MYLDYDSHNNKPDNTQLVRREMMCHKIYNIIQSATFPGLFFEDEIFFTHDIMDVVDTLYGNKELYYELDTKFRRKWKNIKNKVENWLNQKNVDLFFENKINMITERETITLNFGGIKLGKASGKVTKNVKKEAIDQSLKKLYLLEFYLNQVKRENDIINTKTEYFTSPNDNSILRNTVGGERFQEYSGSDDGENSQYTPDYDASTHENIKLRYSELDGYSIPFDLTKDIKKYGPPNKNTPTGFIKVQLLELLIREYRKGILANTASICTYINYISLINGESKNKHFQWGRFEELLRYGKNSKQVLYSMINGNSLPITYESVKVAKNNYVAVCLQANVIIGAGDGPSMKLSQQHAASDALFR, encoded by the coding sequence ATGTACTTAGATTACGACTCCCATAACAACAAGCCAGATAATACCCAGTTAGTTAGAAGAGAAATGATGTGCCAtaaaatttacaatatCATACAATCAGCAACTTTTCCAGgacttttttttgaagatgaaattttttttactcaCGATATAATGGATGTAGTAGATACTCTTTATGGCAATAAAGAACTATATTACGAACTGGATACTAAATTTAGAAGgaaatggaaaaatatcaaaaataagGTCGAAAATTGGTTAAACCAGAAAAATGTTGATTTattctttgaaaataaaatcaatatGATAACTGAAAGAGAAACTATCactttaaattttggtGGAATTAAATTGGGAAAAGCATCTGGTAAGGTTACTAAAAACGTTAAAAAGGAAGCCATTGAtcaatctttaaaaaagttaTATTTGTTAgaattctatttaaatCAAGTAAAACgagaaaatgatataataaacACAAAAACTGAATATTTTACTTCTCCAAATGATAATTCCATTTTAAGGAATACTGTTGGTGGTGAACGTTTTCAAGAATATTCTGGAAGTGATGATGGTGAAAATTCTCAATATACGCCAGATTATGATGCGAGTACTCACGAAAATATTAAGCTTCGATATTCTGAGCTAGATGGTTATTCTATTCCATTTGATTTGACCAAggatataaaaaaatatggaccacctaataaaaatacgCCAACAGGATTTATTAAGGTCCAATTATTAGAGTTACTTATTAGGGAGTATCGTAAAGGAATACTAGCAAATACAGCTAGTATATGTacttatattaattatatttctttaataaatggagaatcaaaaaacaaacattTTCAATGGGGACGTTTTGAAGAACTTCTAAGGTATGGTAAAAATTCCAAACAAGTATTATATTCTATGATAAACGGTAATTCACTTCCAATAACATATGAAAGCGTTAAAGTGgccaaaaataattatgtGGCGGTTTGTCTACAAGcaaatgttattattggcGCAGGTGATGGCCCAAGTATGAAACTTTCTCAACAGCACGCAGCATCTGATGCTCTCTTTAGATGA
- the TBLA0I00790 gene encoding uncharacterized protein: MCGIFGYCNYLVEKTRGEIIDTLVEGLERLEYRGYDSTGIAIDGDEPDSIDIFREIGKVSSLKEQIKKANPNRDVTYLTHSGIAHTRWATHGQPKQVNCHPQRSDAENQFVIIHNGIITNFRELKTLLMNKGYTFESDTDTECIAKLFLHLYQTNLKSGHELDFHELSKLVLMELEGSYGLLCKSIHYPGEVIATRKGSPLLIGVKSEKKLKVDFVDVEFPDENAAQPETPMTINEPKVIKSSSLKSNKSDFHSKDGLMPIAANEFNLRHSQSRAFLSEDGAPNPIEFFISSDAASVIKYTKKVLFLEDDDIAHIYDGELHIHRSRKDVGGSMTRSIQTLELELAQIMKGPYKHFMQKEIYEQPESTYNTMRGRLDFDNNLVNLGGLQQFIPTIRRARRLIMIACGTSYHSCLATRAIFEEFSDLPVSIELASDFLDRKCPVFRDDVCVFVSQSGETADTMFALNYVMERGALTVGIVNTVGSSISRATNCGVHINAGPEIGVASTKAYTSQYIALVMFAVLLGEDRISKTERRKEIIQGLKLIPEQIKQVLKLEPRIKQLCENELSDQKSLLLLGRGYQFASALEGALKIKEISYMHSEGVLAGELKHGVLALVDEELPIIAFGTRDSLFPKVVSSIEQVTARKGHPIIICNENDEVWNKKKSENDKFITLEVPTTVDCLQGLINIIPLQLMSYWLASNKGIDVDFPRNLAKSVTVE; this comes from the coding sequence ATGTGTGGGATCTTTGGGTATTGTAACTACCTCGTCGAAAAGACTAGAGGTGAAATCATCGACACTTTAGTCGAAGGGCTGGAAAGATTGGAATACAGAGGTTACGACTCCACCGGTATCGCCATCGATGGCGATGAACCAGATTCCATCGATATCTTTAGAGAAATCGGTAAAGTCTCCTCTTTAAAAGAACAAATCAAAAAGGCAAACCCAAATAGAGATGTCACCTATTTAACTCACAGTGGTATCGCACACACTAGATGGGCCACTCACGGTCAACCAAAACAAGTCAATTGTCATCCTCAAAGATCTGATGCTGAAAATCAATTCGTCATCATCCACAACGGTATCATCACGAATTTCAGAGAATTGAAAACTTTATTGATGAATAAAGGTTACACTTTTGAATCAGATACCGATACTGAATGTATTGCTAAACTTTTCCTTCATTTATATCAaactaatttaaaatcagGTCATGAATTGGATTTCCATGAATTATCCAAATTAGTCCTAATGGAATTAGAAGGGTCGTATGGTTTACTTTGTAAATCCATCCATTACCCAGGTGAAGTCATCGCTACTAGAAAGGGTTCTCCATTATTGATTGGTGTTaaatctgaaaaaaaattaaaagtcGATTTCGTCGATGTTGAATTCCCAGATGAAAATGCTGCTCAACCAGAAACTCCAATGACCATTAACGAACCTAAAGTCATTAAATCATCTTCTTTGAAATCCAATAAATCCGATTTCCATTCTAAAGACGGATTAATGCCAATTGCTGCTAATGAATTCAACCTAAGGCATTCTCAATCAAGAGCATTTTTATCTGAAGATGGTGCTCCAAAtccaattgaatttttcatttcttcTGATGCTGCTTCTGTCATCAAATACACTAAAAAAGTCTTGTTtttagaagatgatgatatcGCTCATATCTATGATGGTGAATTACATATCCATAGATCAAGAAAGGACGTTGGTGGTTCCATGACTAGATCTATTCAAACTTTGGAATTGGAATTAGCTCAAATCATGAAAGGTCCTTACAAACATTTCATGCAAAAGGAAATTTATGAACAACCAGAATCCACCTATAACACAATGAGAGGTAGATTAGATTTCGATAACAATTTAGTCAACTTGGGTGGGTTGCAACAATTCATTCCAACCATCAGAAGAGCAAGAAGATTAATCATGATTGCTTGTGGTACTTCATACCATTCATGTCTTGCCACAAGAGCCATTTTCGAAGAATTCTCTGATTTACCAGTCAGTATTGAATTAGCCAGTGATTTCTTGGATAGAAAATGCCCAGTCTTTAGAGATGATGTTTGTGTCTTTGTCTCTCAAAGTGGTGAAACCGCTGATACTATGTTTGCCTTAAATTATGTCATGGAAAGAGGTGCTTTAACTGTCGGTATAGTCAACACTGTCGGTTCCTCCATCTCTAGAGCCACCAATTGTGGTGTTCACATCAACGCCGGTCCAGAAATCGGTGTTGCCTCCACTAAGGCTTACACTTCTCAATACATTGCATTAGTTATGTTTGCTGTCTTATTAGGTGAAGATCGTATCTCCAAGActgaaagaagaaaagaaatcaTACAAGGTTTAAAATTGATTCCAGAACAAATTAAACAAGTTTTGAAATTAGAACCAAgaattaaacaattatgtgaaaatgaattaagTGATCAAAAATCATTACTTTTATTAGGTAGAGGTTATCAATTCGCTTCTGCTTTAGAAGGTgctttgaaaattaaagaaatctCATACATGCATTCCGAAGGTGTTCTTGCAGGTGAATTGAAACATGGTGTTTTAGCATTAGTCGATGAAGAATTACCAATCATTGCATTCGGTACCAGAGATTCTTTATTCCCAAAAGTCGTTTCCTCCATTGAACAAGTTACTGCCAGAAAGGGTCATCCAATCATCATTtgtaatgaaaatgatgaagtTTGGAATAAGAAGAAGTCTGAAAACGACAAGTTTATTACATTAGAAGTTCCAACCACTGTTGATTGTTTACAAGGTTTAATCAATATCATCCCATTACAATTAATGTCATATTGGTTAGCTTCCAACAAGGGTATCGATGTCGATTTCCCAAGAAACTTGGCTAAATCTGTCACCGTTGAATAA
- the ERV2 gene encoding flavin-linked sulfhydryl oxidase (similar to Saccharomyces cerevisiae ERV2 (YPR037C); ancestral locus Anc_7.456): MLVKKTHLIRSLVLGSIIILFVYFSSQTESVISLTKEDVKDVGLGVEVSVPEVKQVVEEQAPVETKLYDTIMPMMPDLETKQELGRVSWKYFHTVLARFPERPTMEQRDKLKEFITLYAELYPCGECSYHFVKLISKYPVQTSSRIAASMWGCHVHNMVNEYLKKDEYDCSTILEDYDCGCGSDEGTRESQMSIENEDRQLGG; the protein is encoded by the coding sequence ATGCTGGTGAAGAAGACACATTTGATCCGATCGTTGGTGTTGGGtagtataataatactatttgtatatttttctagTCAAACCGAAAGTGTTATATCATTGACTAAGGAAGATGTTAAGGATGTGGGATTGGGAGTGGAAGTGTCCGTGCCCGAAGTAAAACAAGTAGTGGAGGAACAGGCTCCAGTGGAAACAAAACTATACGACACAATTATGCCCATGATGCCTGATCTCGAGACTAAACAAGAGTTGGGTAGAGTTTCTTGGAAGTATTTCCATACCGTGTTGGCACGTTTCCCTGAACGTCCTACTATGGAGCAACGTGACAAACTGAAGGAGTTTATCACGTTGTATGCCGAGTTATATCCGTGTGGGGAATGTTCGTATCATTTTGTGAAATTGATATCCAAGTATCCTGTGCAGACGAGCAGTCGTATTGCAGCATCGATGTGGGGGTGTCATGTACATAATATGgttaatgaatatttgaagaaagatGAGTATGACTGTAGTACCATTTTGGAGGATTATGACTGTGGGTGTGGTTCGGACGAAGGAACGCGTGAATCCCAAATGagtattgaaaatgaagatcGTCAATTGGGAGGGTAG
- the STE18 gene encoding Ste18p (similar to Saccharomyces cerevisiae STE18 (YJR086W); ancestral locus Anc_7.455), whose protein sequence is MSQQQQQLNLKIKYLKLKRINELNNNLKNELQRDRIHSSNACLNLINFTSEEKDFTLPDIWGYAPTNHFRVTNTQPHHQAQLSSDNACCSIM, encoded by the coding sequence ATGTcacagcaacaacaacagtTGAACTTAAAGATCaagtatttgaaattgaaaagaataaatgaattgaacaacaatttgaaaaacGAACTGCAGAGAGATCGTATCCATTCTTCAAACGCCTGTTTGAATCTGATCAATTTCACTTCGGAGGAGAAAGATTTCACTCTACCGGACATTTGGGGTTACGCTCCTACAAACCATTTCCGTGTTACCAATACACAACCTCATCATCAGGCACAGCTGTCCTCCGACAATGCTTGTTGTTCTATTATGTAG
- the SPO24 gene encoding Spo24p (similar to Saccharomyces cerevisiae YPR036W-A; ancestral locus Anc_7.453), which yields MQFLTLTSEVSQPFVIPAVSPVSQPVSRKNSLADSAQLPQDLDTGALDEALVDSLTEPLALPTDSSSVASPTLDSPAAVPRQRSGSLALL from the coding sequence ATGCAATTCCTAACTTTAACCTCAGAAGTCTCTCAACCTTTTGTCATCCCAGCAGTGTCTCCAGTCTCGCAACCTGTTTCTCGTAAGAACTCTCTTGCAGACTCTGCTCAATTACCACAGGATCTAGACACTGGCGCTTTGGACGAAGCTCTTGTCGATTCTCTAACAGAGCCTTTGGCTCTACCAACAGACTCATCCTCTGTTGCTTCCCCTACTCTTGACTCTCCCGCTGCCGTACCAAGACAACGTTCCGGTTCTCTAGCTCTATTGTAG
- the TBLA0I00830 gene encoding uncharacterized protein (similar to Saccharomyces cerevisiae CSN12 (YJR084W); ancestral locus Anc_7.452), whose translation MEDYFYRGYYDEKFLRFLIKSNTNDKETFVCHGQGKIQELFEICQELHLLNPNQTHEVYELCLRQLKIMNRISETSGNWIVYPLFKVCEQFLHMTRLLPRKKKFEKRKVELLEECGRNIHRSFTLCLNDRNPTRMENRQLGVYSLANLEFEIYGELGNRDMCRNLIKVLSSRELMYHETPLKSHMVKFKYYVGEYYGCYEYDFAKSFEHLNDSLMRCPVNVPGPFRDQFNLIKTRILIKLIPVAMVNDQKYLNFRTLVETLLDILPGPGNSASPGVELVDFLQEKYGNLIQSFLTGDIALYDASVRRHQVFYLQQGVYVAVQRLRDCVVLKRLKRWYARGGNAGQSVVALKGLCGVLRVKDVAQIECQLARLIAQGKMRGYISHGHGAVVLSKTRPFAPRASAVSVASGTSRG comes from the coding sequence ATGGAGGACTATTTCTACAGAGGTTAttatgatgaaaaatttctaCGATTTCTTATCAAGTCCAATACGAACGATAAAGAAACCTTTGTTTGCCACGGACAAGGCAAGATACAAGAACTGTTCGAGATATGTCAAGAACTGCACTTGTTAAACCCAAACCAAACACACGAGGTCTACGAATTGTGCTTGCgtcaattgaaaataatgaatcgGATAAGTGAGACTAGTGGTAACTGGATAGTTTATCCGTTATTCAAAGTATGTGAACAATTCCTGCACATGACTCGGTTATTGCCACGGAAGAAGAAATTCGAGAAACGTAAAGTCGAATTACTGGAAGAATGTGGCCGGAATATCCACCGTTCCTTTACACTATGTTTGAATGACCGGAATCCGACCCGGATGGAAAACCGCCAACTCGGAGTATATTCTCTCGCGAATCTCGAGTTCGAGATATACGGCGAATTGGGCAATCGAGACATGTGTCGTAATCTGATCAAAGTGTTGAGTAGTAGAGAATTGATGTACCATGAGACTCCTTTGAAAAGCCACATggttaaatttaaatattacgTGGGCGAATACTACGGATGTTACGAGTATGATTTTGCCAAGTCGTTTGAACATTTGAATGATAGTTTGATGAGATGTCCCGTGAACGTTCCGGGTCCGTTTCGAGATCAATTCAATTTGATCAAGACAAGGATTCTTATCAAGTTGATTCCGGTGGCTATGGTGAAtgatcaaaaatatttgaatttccGGACTCTTGTAGAGACACTATTGGATATACTGCCTGGGCCGGGGAATTCTGCTTCTCCTGGAGTGGAACTAGTTGACTTTTTGCAAGAAAAATACGGGAATTTGATTCAATCGTTTCTGACTGGGGATATCGCGCTGTACGATGCCAGCGTACGTCGTCATCAAGTATTCTATTTACAACAGGGAGTATATGTGGCAGTGCAGCGGTTACGAGATTGTGTGGTGTTGAAGAGATTGAAGAGATGGTATGCTCGAGGCGGGAATGCGGGGCAAAGTGTGGTGGCGTTGAAGGGGCTATGTGGTGTTTTGCGTGTAAAAGATGTGGCGCAGATAGAATGTCAGCTGGCACGGCTGATAGCACAGGGCAAAATGCGGGGGTATATTTCGCACGGGCATGGGGCGGTGGTGTTGTCCAAGACACGGCCGTTTGCGCCAAGAGCGAGTGCCGTGAGCGTAGCGAGTGGGACGAGCAGAGGCTAG